A single Limisphaera ngatamarikiensis DNA region contains:
- a CDS encoding CDP-alcohol phosphatidyltransferase family protein, which yields MTTANKVTILRILLIPVFVVEVLYYVQTGWEVHRYVGLGCFAVAALCDALDGFIARHFHQQSELGAVLDPLADKLLLVSAMVLLSFDHGPHLERVPLWLTGTVLGRDVLLVVGLVVIHMTVGRAVVRPRMVGKVATVLQMGVVLWVLLRWHGAVLEWLALAAAVTTGISGLLYVWDGVRQLSTSPSSGPRRPEEQGESASGRDSGG from the coding sequence ATGACGACAGCCAACAAGGTGACGATCCTGCGGATTTTGTTGATACCGGTGTTTGTCGTCGAGGTGTTGTACTACGTGCAGACGGGTTGGGAGGTGCACCGGTACGTGGGGCTGGGGTGTTTTGCGGTGGCGGCGTTGTGCGATGCCCTGGATGGGTTCATTGCGCGGCATTTTCATCAGCAGAGCGAGCTGGGTGCGGTGCTGGATCCGCTGGCGGACAAGTTGCTGTTGGTTTCGGCGATGGTGTTGTTGAGCTTTGATCATGGGCCGCATTTGGAGCGGGTGCCGTTGTGGTTGACGGGCACGGTGTTGGGGCGGGACGTGTTGTTGGTGGTGGGTTTGGTGGTGATCCACATGACGGTGGGTCGTGCCGTGGTGCGTCCGAGGATGGTGGGGAAGGTGGCGACGGTGTTGCAGATGGGCGTGGTGTTATGGGTTTTGTTGCGGTGGCACGGGGCGGTGCTGGAGTGGTTGGCGCTGGCGGCGGCGGTGACGACGGGGATCTCGGGTTTGCTGTACGTTTGGGATGGCGTTCGGCAGCTGAGTACAAGTCCCAGCAGCGGTCCGCGCAGGCCGGAGGAACAGGGGGAATCCGCAAGCGGGCGGGATTCGGGAGGATGA
- the bcp gene encoding thioredoxin-dependent thiol peroxidase: protein MKSEKARTEGGLREGDTAPDFEGLTQTGQRFRLRDCRGRWVVLYFYPRDHTPGCTREACEFRDWHGALDRSGAVVVGVSTDTVASHARFADKYRLPFVLVADSDGTICRMYGVRGQKRFLGRSFEGTLRTTFLIDPEGRIRRVWRRVRPAGHAEAVLKALEELRGATGGG, encoded by the coding sequence GTGAAGTCGGAGAAGGCACGAACGGAAGGCGGGTTACGGGAGGGCGACACCGCTCCGGATTTCGAGGGGTTGACGCAGACGGGGCAACGGTTTCGGCTGCGGGATTGCCGCGGGCGGTGGGTGGTTTTGTATTTTTATCCGCGGGACCACACGCCGGGTTGTACGCGGGAGGCATGTGAGTTTCGGGACTGGCACGGGGCGCTGGACCGGTCGGGGGCGGTGGTGGTGGGGGTGAGCACGGACACGGTGGCTTCCCATGCGCGGTTTGCGGACAAGTATCGGTTACCGTTTGTCCTGGTGGCGGATTCGGACGGAACGATTTGCCGGATGTACGGTGTGCGGGGGCAGAAGCGGTTTTTGGGGCGCAGCTTTGAGGGGACGTTGCGGACGACCTTTCTGATTGATCCGGAGGGGCGGATTCGGCGGGTATGGCGGCGGGTGCGGCCGGCGGGGCATGCGGAGGCGGTTTTGAAGGCGCTGGAGGAGCTGCGGGGGGCGACGGGTGGCGGGTAA
- a CDS encoding MnmC family methyltransferase, which produces MGFGGRFELVRLRTGAWAVRDAVVGEVMHPGAGPGVEAWALYVEELQLGRLWSRVESGQQAEAVVWDVGLGAGANALAVLRSASTRRVRLRMWSFDVALEGLAFARRHGDRLGYVEGMEAVLDRFLSGGGFVGRVGEAEVEWRFVEGDFSRWLVEDAAEVSAPDAVAYDPFSPARNPALWTVEVFRRLYRRLDPGRACVLATYSRSSRVRVALLVAGFYVGRGCAVGVKEETTVASNCPDRLERPLDGAWLARLRRSTAAEPAWLSGDPPGALRPSTWDLLMRHPQFAGCGMGSEPAPDPRGGD; this is translated from the coding sequence GTGGGTTTCGGCGGACGATTTGAATTGGTTCGACTGCGCACGGGTGCGTGGGCGGTGCGTGATGCGGTGGTGGGCGAAGTGATGCATCCGGGTGCCGGTCCCGGGGTGGAGGCGTGGGCACTGTATGTAGAGGAGCTGCAACTGGGGCGGTTGTGGTCGCGGGTGGAGTCCGGGCAGCAGGCGGAGGCGGTGGTGTGGGACGTGGGTTTGGGCGCCGGGGCGAATGCGTTGGCGGTTTTGCGGTCGGCGTCCACGCGGCGGGTCCGGCTTCGGATGTGGAGCTTTGACGTGGCCCTGGAGGGGCTGGCCTTTGCGCGGCGGCATGGGGACCGGCTCGGGTACGTGGAAGGGATGGAGGCGGTGTTGGATCGTTTCTTGTCGGGCGGCGGTTTTGTGGGGCGGGTGGGTGAGGCCGAGGTGGAGTGGCGGTTTGTGGAGGGGGACTTTTCGCGGTGGTTGGTGGAGGACGCGGCGGAGGTGTCCGCCCCGGACGCTGTGGCCTATGATCCGTTTTCGCCGGCCCGAAATCCCGCGCTGTGGACGGTGGAAGTGTTCCGGCGGTTGTACCGGAGGTTGGATCCGGGTCGGGCCTGTGTGTTGGCGACCTACTCACGGAGCAGTCGTGTGCGTGTGGCATTGTTGGTGGCGGGCTTTTACGTGGGGCGGGGTTGCGCCGTTGGGGTGAAGGAGGAGACCACGGTGGCGTCGAACTGTCCGGATCGGCTGGAGCGGCCTTTGGATGGGGCGTGGTTGGCGCGGCTGCGACGCTCAACCGCGGCCGAGCCTGCGTGGTTGTCGGGGGATCCGCCAGGGGCGTTGCGCCCTTCGACGTGGGACCTGTTGATGCGGCATCCGCAATTTGCAGGTTGCGGGATGGGGAGCGAACCGGCGCCGGATCCTCGGGGCGGGGATTAG
- the cobA gene encoding uroporphyrinogen-III C-methyltransferase, which translates to MSATGTVYIVGAGPGDPGLLTLRAAELLQRADVVVYDALVQPAILDLVRPGAERIFGGRRAGETSSDRTAVLELLVQRAREGKTVVRLKGGDPYVFGRGGEEALHLAEAGVPFEVVPGVSSFVAVPAYAGVPVTHRGYASRLVILTGHADPESPDCPVDWAAEARLPGTKVILMGTAQIGRIAEILIRHGMAPDTPVLVTQWGTTARQRSVTGTLATIGADLARAGLSAPSVAVIGEVVRLRDKLNWYERRPLFGQRIVVTRARDQAAALSRPLAELGAEVWEVPVIKTAPPRRRRDVVDALLELNSYDWLVFTSPNGVNAFFDFFFQRFQDLRDLGGARIAAVGPGTAERLRQLHLQVDVVPQEALAVKVAEAMANYMSLENLRICLLRAEVANPDLPRALEEHGAIVDDIAVYRTVAETEEGNEAAQRLREEGADWITFTSGSTVEHFHRRFDLPKLLARFPGLRLASIGPETSRALAALGLNPTVEAHEHTIPGLVAAIRDRVLAERMVEPI; encoded by the coding sequence ATGTCAGCAACGGGCACAGTCTATATCGTGGGCGCCGGCCCGGGTGACCCGGGGCTGTTAACGCTCCGGGCTGCCGAGCTGCTCCAGCGCGCCGATGTGGTCGTTTACGATGCGTTGGTTCAGCCGGCCATCCTGGACCTGGTCCGCCCCGGAGCCGAGCGCATCTTCGGAGGTCGGCGGGCCGGCGAGACCTCGTCCGATCGCACCGCTGTCCTGGAGCTGCTTGTGCAACGGGCACGCGAGGGCAAAACCGTGGTGCGGCTCAAGGGCGGCGACCCCTACGTCTTCGGCCGCGGCGGCGAGGAAGCCCTCCACCTCGCCGAGGCCGGCGTCCCGTTCGAAGTCGTGCCCGGTGTTTCCTCCTTTGTCGCCGTGCCCGCTTATGCCGGTGTGCCCGTCACCCACCGCGGGTACGCATCGCGACTGGTCATCCTCACCGGTCACGCCGACCCCGAATCGCCCGATTGCCCGGTGGATTGGGCGGCGGAAGCCCGCCTGCCCGGCACCAAGGTCATCCTCATGGGCACGGCACAAATCGGGCGGATCGCCGAAATCCTGATCCGACACGGCATGGCCCCGGACACACCGGTCCTCGTGACCCAGTGGGGCACCACCGCCCGACAACGATCCGTCACCGGCACCCTCGCCACCATCGGAGCCGACCTGGCCCGCGCCGGCCTCAGCGCCCCCAGCGTCGCGGTCATCGGTGAAGTGGTCCGGCTCCGTGACAAGCTCAACTGGTACGAGCGCCGTCCGCTGTTCGGCCAGCGGATCGTGGTCACCCGTGCCCGTGATCAGGCCGCTGCACTCTCCCGGCCATTGGCCGAATTGGGGGCCGAAGTCTGGGAGGTCCCCGTCATCAAAACCGCACCGCCCCGCCGACGCCGCGACGTCGTGGACGCCCTGCTGGAACTTAACAGCTACGACTGGCTCGTCTTCACCAGCCCCAACGGGGTCAACGCGTTTTTCGACTTCTTTTTCCAGCGGTTCCAGGACCTGCGCGACCTTGGCGGGGCCCGGATCGCCGCCGTCGGGCCCGGCACCGCCGAACGCCTCCGTCAACTGCACCTGCAGGTGGACGTCGTCCCCCAGGAGGCCCTGGCCGTCAAGGTGGCCGAGGCGATGGCCAACTACATGAGCCTCGAGAATCTCCGCATCTGTCTTCTCCGGGCCGAGGTCGCCAATCCCGACCTGCCCAGGGCCCTCGAAGAACACGGAGCCATTGTGGACGACATCGCCGTCTACCGAACCGTGGCCGAAACCGAGGAGGGCAACGAAGCTGCGCAACGGCTCCGGGAGGAAGGCGCCGACTGGATCACCTTCACCAGCGGGTCCACCGTCGAACATTTCCACCGGCGGTTCGACCTTCCCAAACTCCTGGCACGCTTCCCCGGCCTGCGACTGGCCAGCATTGGACCCGAAACCAGCCGTGCCCTGGCCGCACTCGGCCTCAACCCCACCGTGGAGGCACACGAACACACCATCCCGGGCCTTGTGGCCGCCATCCGGGACCGCGTCCTCGCCGAACGCATGGTCGAACCCATTTGA
- a CDS encoding 30S ribosomal protein S1 translates to MEHSAAPPRVRSQGSTYPNKAENSMLTMEDAMKQSPMRFAVGEIVPGTIIEVRPKEVLVDIGYKSEGVIPLSEFENPETLQPGMQVDVLIEKLEDKDGMVVLSHEKAMFKKNWERILAICNEGGRIQGRVKAVVKGGLLVNVGVEAFLPASQVDVTTPKNLSQYVGQTLEFKVVRINPERQNIVLSRREVIEEERAARRARLLQEMMPGDIRKGRVKNITDFGAFIDLDGIDGLLHITDMSWGRIGHPSELLKVGQEIDVVVLDVNREKERVSLGLKQKTPNPWDQIETKYPVGSRVKGKVVNLMPYGAFVELEPGVEGLVHVTELSWTKRIAKPSDVLQVGQEIEAVVLSVNREEQKISLGVRQLEPNPWDTIDQKYPPGTRVKGKVRNLTSYGAFIELEEGIDGMVHVSDLSWTRKINHPSEVLKKGDEVEAVVLEVDKPNQRIALGIKQLTPDPWERIDELYKVGDLVTGKVTKLASFGAFVGLAHDIDGLVHISQISEERVDKIKNVLKVGQEVTARVIKIDRAERRIGLSIKAANYTEEQLREEQRLLDQLKPGEDLVALQHAFELAEEEREEEESQK, encoded by the coding sequence ATGGAGCATTCGGCAGCGCCCCCAAGGGTGCGTTCCCAAGGCTCCACATATCCCAACAAGGCAGAGAACTCTATGCTCACGATGGAAGACGCCATGAAGCAAAGCCCGATGCGCTTTGCGGTTGGCGAAATTGTGCCCGGGACGATCATTGAGGTGCGTCCCAAGGAAGTGTTGGTGGACATTGGCTACAAGAGCGAAGGGGTGATTCCCCTGAGCGAGTTTGAGAATCCGGAGACTCTCCAGCCCGGCATGCAGGTGGACGTGCTGATTGAGAAGCTGGAGGACAAGGACGGCATGGTCGTGCTCTCGCATGAGAAGGCCATGTTCAAGAAGAACTGGGAACGCATCCTGGCCATTTGCAATGAGGGCGGCCGGATCCAGGGCCGGGTGAAGGCGGTGGTGAAGGGCGGGCTGCTGGTGAATGTGGGAGTGGAGGCCTTCCTGCCGGCGTCGCAGGTGGACGTGACGACGCCGAAGAACCTGTCCCAGTACGTGGGACAGACCCTGGAGTTCAAGGTGGTCCGGATCAATCCGGAGCGGCAAAACATTGTGTTGTCGCGGCGTGAGGTGATTGAGGAGGAGCGGGCGGCGCGCCGGGCCAGGTTGCTGCAGGAGATGATGCCGGGCGACATTCGGAAGGGCCGTGTCAAGAACATTACGGATTTTGGTGCGTTCATCGACCTGGACGGCATTGACGGCCTGTTGCACATCACGGACATGAGCTGGGGCCGGATCGGGCACCCCTCGGAGCTTTTGAAGGTGGGCCAGGAGATTGACGTGGTGGTGTTGGACGTGAACCGGGAGAAGGAGCGGGTCAGCCTGGGGCTGAAGCAGAAGACGCCGAATCCGTGGGACCAGATCGAGACGAAGTACCCGGTGGGCAGCCGCGTGAAGGGCAAGGTGGTGAACCTGATGCCGTACGGGGCGTTTGTGGAGTTGGAGCCCGGGGTGGAGGGCCTGGTCCATGTGACGGAGCTTTCCTGGACGAAACGGATTGCCAAGCCGTCGGATGTGTTGCAGGTGGGGCAGGAGATCGAGGCCGTGGTGCTCAGCGTGAACCGGGAGGAACAGAAGATCTCGCTGGGTGTGCGGCAGTTGGAGCCCAACCCGTGGGACACGATTGATCAGAAGTATCCGCCCGGCACGCGGGTCAAGGGCAAGGTCCGGAACCTCACCAGCTACGGCGCGTTCATCGAGCTGGAGGAGGGCATCGACGGCATGGTGCACGTGTCCGATCTGTCCTGGACGCGCAAGATCAATCACCCCTCCGAGGTGCTCAAGAAAGGTGACGAAGTGGAGGCGGTGGTGCTGGAGGTGGACAAGCCCAACCAGCGCATTGCCCTGGGGATCAAACAGCTCACGCCGGATCCATGGGAACGGATTGACGAGCTGTACAAGGTGGGTGACCTGGTGACGGGCAAGGTCACCAAGCTGGCCAGCTTTGGTGCGTTTGTCGGGCTGGCACATGACATTGACGGGCTGGTGCACATCTCGCAGATCAGCGAGGAACGGGTGGACAAGATCAAGAACGTGCTGAAAGTGGGCCAGGAGGTGACGGCCCGCGTGATTAAGATTGACCGGGCCGAACGGCGGATCGGCTTGTCCATCAAGGCTGCCAACTACACGGAAGAACAGCTCCGGGAAGAGCAGCGTTTGCTGGATCAGCTGAAGCCGGGCGAGGACCTTGTGGCGCTGCAGCACGCGTTTGAGCTGGCCGAGGAGGAACGCGAGGAAGAAGAATCGCAGAAGTAG
- the rlmN gene encoding 23S rRNA (adenine(2503)-C(2))-methyltransferase RlmN has protein sequence MLQMQDIRSLTRDELHAQLIAWGEPAYRVDQILNWLYRHHATDWSVMTNLPRALRDKLGSRFTLNRLELVRLQGAADETRKFLWRLPDGALIESVLIPANPALYGEPADRHTLCVSTQVGCAYGCRFCASGLGGWKRNLEPFEIVEQVIAVERWHRESAGPTPTDRLVDNLVIMGMGEPLANYDNLMRALRILNAPWGGRIGARRITISTSGLVPGIRKLAEEPEQFRLAISLHGATDTVRSRLMPVNRKYPLAELVAALQYYQERKGRMLTFEYILIAGVNDGLEQVPPLAALARRLHAKVNLIPYNPVDGLPWRRPDPATCDAFLNALKRAGVTATLRREKGTDIDAACGQLRLRTLQELDPGSQPANATPPRP, from the coding sequence ATGTTGCAGATGCAAGACATCCGGTCGCTGACACGAGACGAACTCCACGCCCAGCTGATCGCCTGGGGCGAACCGGCCTATCGTGTGGATCAAATCCTGAACTGGCTCTACCGCCACCACGCCACCGATTGGTCGGTCATGACCAACCTGCCCCGTGCGCTCCGCGACAAACTGGGGAGCCGGTTTACCCTGAATCGATTGGAGCTGGTGAGACTCCAGGGCGCCGCGGATGAAACCCGGAAGTTCCTCTGGCGTCTGCCGGACGGAGCACTCATCGAAAGCGTTCTCATTCCGGCCAATCCCGCCCTCTACGGTGAACCCGCCGATCGCCACACCCTCTGCGTCTCCACCCAGGTCGGATGTGCCTACGGCTGCCGGTTCTGCGCCAGTGGCCTGGGAGGTTGGAAACGCAACCTCGAACCCTTCGAAATCGTCGAACAGGTCATCGCCGTCGAACGGTGGCACCGCGAATCCGCCGGCCCAACCCCCACGGACCGGCTCGTGGACAACCTCGTCATCATGGGCATGGGCGAACCACTGGCCAACTACGACAACCTCATGCGCGCCCTGCGCATCCTCAACGCACCCTGGGGCGGCCGCATCGGCGCACGCCGCATCACCATCTCGACCAGCGGACTGGTGCCCGGCATCCGCAAACTGGCCGAGGAACCCGAGCAATTCCGCCTGGCCATCTCCCTCCACGGTGCCACCGACACCGTCCGCAGCCGGCTCATGCCCGTCAACCGCAAATACCCCCTCGCCGAACTCGTCGCCGCCCTCCAATACTACCAGGAGCGCAAGGGCCGCATGCTCACCTTCGAGTACATCCTCATCGCAGGCGTCAACGACGGCCTTGAGCAGGTCCCGCCCCTGGCCGCACTGGCACGCCGGCTCCATGCCAAGGTCAATCTCATCCCCTACAACCCCGTCGACGGCCTGCCGTGGCGACGACCCGATCCCGCCACCTGCGATGCCTTCCTCAACGCACTCAAACGCGCCGGTGTCACCGCCACCCTGCGCAGGGAAAAGGGAACCGACATCGACGCCGCCTGCGGCCAGCTCCGCCTCCGTACCCTGCAGGAACTGGACCCCGGCAGCCAGCCCGCCAACGCCACCCCACCGCGCCCATAA
- a CDS encoding DUF1559 domain-containing protein, with protein sequence MPGRLCRSWTRFARVPGRAAHGRGSKVGPWRAAAGRTGEARRVVMGRFGWLGAGFTLIELLVVLAIVSLLAAMLLPAVARAKESARRIACLNHLRQLGLAMQMYVQDNEGRYCPRTHPMRWPQRLVPYFGELRVLVCPSDGPDPATGTADPVLWPADAAPRSYIYNAWNDYYRSLFPVDHWRQVVSSNGHAIREMDIREPSETCLLGEKRTDSTHWYLDYERLEDLTQLDQARHGGKRGVGTGSNYAFADGSVRFVRFGRTVWPVNLWATTPEARAQGGPLIP encoded by the coding sequence GTGCCCGGCAGGTTGTGCCGGTCATGGACGCGGTTTGCCCGGGTGCCCGGCCGGGCGGCGCATGGCAGGGGGTCGAAGGTGGGACCCTGGCGCGCTGCGGCGGGGCGAACGGGGGAGGCGCGGCGCGTTGTGATGGGGCGGTTCGGGTGGTTGGGAGCGGGGTTTACGCTGATCGAGTTGCTGGTGGTCCTGGCGATTGTGAGTCTTTTGGCGGCGATGCTGTTGCCGGCGGTGGCCAGGGCCAAGGAATCGGCGCGGCGGATTGCGTGTCTCAATCATCTCCGCCAGTTGGGGCTGGCGATGCAGATGTACGTGCAGGACAACGAGGGACGGTACTGTCCCCGGACGCATCCCATGCGCTGGCCGCAGAGGCTGGTGCCCTACTTTGGTGAGCTCCGGGTTTTGGTGTGCCCCTCGGATGGCCCGGATCCGGCCACGGGCACGGCCGATCCGGTCTTATGGCCGGCCGATGCGGCGCCACGCAGTTACATCTACAACGCCTGGAACGACTACTATCGCTCGCTGTTTCCGGTGGACCATTGGCGGCAGGTGGTCTCCAGCAACGGTCATGCGATCCGTGAGATGGACATCCGCGAGCCCTCGGAGACGTGTCTGCTGGGGGAGAAACGGACGGACTCGACCCATTGGTATTTGGACTATGAGCGATTGGAGGACCTGACCCAACTGGATCAGGCAAGGCACGGCGGGAAACGAGGGGTGGGGACCGGCTCGAATTACGCCTTTGCGGATGGGAGTGTGCGATTTGTGCGATTTGGGCGGACGGTGTGGCCGGTGAACCTGTGGGCCACGACGCCCGAGGCCCGCGCCCAGGGCGGTCCGTTGATTCCGTGA
- the dnaG gene encoding DNA primase produces the protein MAGVFSHNTLEQIRAANDIVEVISAYLPLKRRGTNFVALCPFHKEKTPSFHVHPQRQIFHCFGCHKGGDVFTFIQLYENVSFPEAVRLLAERVGIRLAWEQDAEGAAQRRLKERLFDLMEQITRRWQTVLASDAAGQPAREYLARRGVSPRAIQTFRLGAAPPAWDDTVNWARSKGFEPDLVEQAGLIIRREDGSGYYDRFRGRLIFPICDEQGRVIGFSGRVLTADADTAKYINSPETPLFHKSRVFYGLDKSRRAILDAGFAVVCEGQLDLIACHEAGVANVVAPLGTAFTEDHARLLRRYSTEVVLCFDSDEAGQKAMSRALEILLEAGIVVRVALVPAPHDPDSFIREHGAEAFQSLVRNAEDFFDYHLKRLCSIHDLGTERGRLRVLEEMGRLLLKTRNDLIIETHARKTAAVLGVSEAAVRSEFRKLEGRGRHDRGPAEPAPPEPGPAAPPPLEEWLLRLLLQHGALIPWAGQHISPDWLQHEGARRVVQICFQYHRQGVTPTAAELVQALPEPALQSLVSACAVDERPLPEPERQIRDVALRLRNAWIDRQIEACKRRLGQPDLADPDRLALLQQLQSLRAQKQTDLPPPEPAAF, from the coding sequence ATGGCAGGGGTATTTTCCCATAACACACTCGAGCAAATCCGCGCCGCCAACGACATCGTGGAGGTCATCAGTGCCTACCTCCCCCTGAAACGGCGCGGGACCAACTTTGTCGCCCTCTGCCCCTTCCACAAGGAAAAGACCCCAAGCTTCCACGTCCACCCGCAACGGCAGATTTTTCACTGCTTCGGCTGCCACAAGGGCGGCGATGTCTTCACCTTCATCCAGCTTTACGAAAACGTCTCCTTCCCCGAGGCCGTCCGACTCCTGGCCGAGCGGGTCGGAATCCGTCTGGCATGGGAACAGGACGCTGAAGGGGCGGCCCAGCGACGCCTCAAAGAACGCCTGTTCGACCTCATGGAACAAATCACCCGACGCTGGCAAACCGTGCTGGCGTCCGACGCCGCCGGGCAACCGGCCCGGGAATATCTCGCCCGCCGCGGCGTCTCGCCCCGGGCCATCCAGACGTTCCGGCTCGGCGCGGCTCCCCCCGCATGGGACGACACCGTCAACTGGGCCCGCAGCAAGGGATTCGAACCCGACCTGGTCGAGCAGGCGGGCCTCATCATCCGGCGCGAGGACGGCTCCGGATACTACGACCGTTTCCGTGGTCGGCTCATCTTTCCCATCTGTGACGAACAGGGACGGGTCATCGGCTTCAGCGGCCGGGTGCTGACCGCCGACGCGGACACCGCCAAGTACATCAACTCCCCGGAAACTCCCCTGTTCCACAAAAGCCGCGTCTTTTACGGGCTGGACAAGAGCCGGCGCGCCATTCTGGACGCGGGCTTTGCCGTGGTCTGCGAGGGCCAGTTGGACCTCATCGCCTGTCATGAGGCCGGCGTGGCGAACGTAGTGGCCCCCCTCGGCACCGCATTCACCGAAGACCACGCCCGATTGCTGCGCCGTTACTCCACGGAGGTGGTCCTGTGCTTCGACTCGGATGAGGCCGGCCAAAAAGCCATGAGCCGGGCACTCGAAATCCTGCTGGAAGCCGGCATCGTCGTCCGGGTGGCGCTCGTGCCCGCCCCCCATGATCCGGACAGCTTCATTCGCGAACACGGTGCCGAGGCCTTCCAATCCCTTGTCCGCAACGCCGAGGATTTCTTCGATTACCACCTCAAACGGCTCTGCAGCATCCACGACCTGGGCACCGAGCGGGGACGGCTCCGTGTGCTGGAGGAAATGGGGCGCCTGCTGCTCAAAACCCGCAACGATCTCATCATCGAAACGCACGCCCGCAAAACGGCCGCCGTGCTGGGTGTCAGCGAGGCGGCCGTCCGGAGCGAGTTCCGTAAACTGGAAGGTCGCGGCCGCCACGACCGCGGGCCCGCCGAACCGGCACCCCCGGAACCGGGCCCCGCCGCGCCACCACCCCTGGAGGAATGGTTGCTCCGGCTTCTGCTCCAACACGGTGCGTTGATCCCCTGGGCCGGCCAACACATCTCACCCGACTGGCTGCAACACGAAGGCGCACGGCGCGTGGTCCAAATTTGCTTCCAATATCACCGTCAGGGCGTCACCCCCACTGCGGCCGAACTCGTCCAGGCCCTGCCTGAACCGGCACTGCAATCGCTGGTCAGCGCCTGCGCCGTGGATGAACGGCCATTGCCCGAGCCCGAACGTCAGATTCGCGACGTCGCCCTCCGCCTGCGTAACGCATGGATCGATCGCCAGATCGAAGCCTGCAAACGACGCCTGGGTCAGCCGGACCTGGCCGACCCCGACCGCCTCGCGTTGCTCCAACAACTACAGTCCCTGCGCGCCCAAAAGCAAACCGACCTGCCCCCGCCCGAACCCGCCGCGTTCTAA
- a CDS encoding FG-GAP repeat domain-containing protein encodes MRKALPWHLACGLALGLQAAEFQIHEFQKIILTREFWAEGAHAADFNRDGHKDVVCGPFIYLGPDFRERFAFMPATRSFERVLPDGRRETVPGFEGALGTQNAYADVFLTFTGDFNQDGWPDILHLPHPGGAAHWYENPRQPGKPWTQHLALEPTDGESPGLADITGDGRPELICFSRGRLGYAEYDPAHPERPWNFRPISPPGDWGRYTHGLGWGDINGDGRPDLVEKDGWWEQPPSLEGNPLWRHHPTSFGRGGAQMLVFDVNGDGQNDVVTALHAHEYGLAWFEQVRSSDGIAFRQHLITGERESDNPFGIRFSQAHALADADLDRDGLPDFVTGKRFWAHGPTGDPEPNAPAVLYWFRLFRPTGARPFFEPHLVDADSGVGTQVTVTDLNGDGWADIVVGNKKGAFVFLHQVRPVSRTEWEARQPRPVRSPIH; translated from the coding sequence ATGCGCAAAGCCTTGCCATGGCACCTGGCGTGCGGGCTCGCCCTGGGTCTTCAGGCCGCGGAATTCCAGATCCACGAGTTCCAAAAAATCATCCTCACCCGCGAGTTCTGGGCCGAAGGCGCCCACGCCGCCGATTTCAACCGCGACGGTCACAAGGACGTGGTCTGCGGGCCGTTCATCTACCTCGGCCCCGACTTCCGCGAGCGCTTTGCTTTCATGCCCGCGACCCGGTCGTTCGAGCGAGTCCTCCCCGACGGCCGCCGGGAAACCGTGCCGGGTTTTGAAGGCGCACTGGGCACGCAAAACGCATACGCCGACGTCTTCCTCACCTTCACCGGCGATTTCAATCAGGACGGCTGGCCCGACATCCTCCACCTGCCCCATCCCGGCGGAGCCGCCCACTGGTACGAAAACCCGCGTCAACCCGGAAAACCATGGACCCAACACCTCGCGCTCGAACCCACCGACGGAGAATCACCCGGGCTGGCCGACATCACCGGCGACGGCCGACCCGAACTGATCTGCTTCTCCCGGGGCCGCCTCGGCTACGCTGAATACGACCCTGCTCATCCCGAGCGCCCGTGGAACTTTCGACCCATCAGCCCGCCCGGGGACTGGGGACGTTACACCCACGGCCTGGGTTGGGGCGACATCAACGGCGACGGCCGACCCGATCTGGTCGAAAAGGACGGGTGGTGGGAACAACCGCCATCCCTTGAAGGCAACCCCCTCTGGCGTCACCACCCGACCTCGTTCGGGCGCGGCGGGGCACAAATGCTCGTCTTCGACGTGAACGGAGACGGCCAAAATGACGTCGTCACCGCCCTCCACGCCCACGAGTACGGACTGGCATGGTTCGAACAGGTCCGCTCTTCCGATGGGATCGCATTTCGTCAACACCTCATCACCGGCGAACGCGAATCAGACAACCCTTTCGGCATCCGATTCTCGCAGGCCCACGCACTGGCGGACGCTGACCTTGACCGTGACGGTCTGCCCGACTTTGTCACGGGCAAGCGTTTCTGGGCCCACGGCCCCACCGGAGATCCCGAACCCAATGCACCCGCCGTGCTCTACTGGTTCCGTCTCTTCCGGCCCACCGGCGCCCGACCCTTCTTTGAACCGCACCTTGTGGACGCCGACTCCGGCGTCGGCACCCAAGTCACCGTAACCGACCTCAACGGGGACGGCTGGGCCGACATCGTCGTCGGCAACAAAAAGGGCGCATTCGTATTCCTCCATCAGGTCCGCCCGGTCTCCCGAACGGAATGGGAGGCCCGACAGCCCCGGCCCGTCAGATCCCCAATCCACTGA